The window aaatgcacctgctgaaaaaagtcgaaaacacaggttctcgtttttcggctgtaacttttgatgcgttgatcgcagcgtattgggactgcgcccaatcgatttctctcgcaaaattacgtccgaatagtgccagaaagaatttattccagcacttttcaaaatcgcgaaaattttcgccaaaaatgcataggggttagccttacttttttttcattttccaaacaaaaaatttttgatctcagattcgatttgaatgatcctttcctcactaattggaccaccaggaactcagaaaacgcagcgaaaagagcgtgggatcgacagaagagaaattacgaaggaaaatgcacctgctgaaaaaagtcgaaaacacaggttctcgtttttcggctgtaacttttgatgcgttgatcgcagcgtattgggactgcgcccaatcgatttctctcgcaaaattacgtccgaatagtgccagaaagaatttattccagcacttttcaaaatcgcgaaaattttcgccaaaaatgcaaaggggttagccttactttttccttcaatttttgaccaaaaaatttttggtctcagattcgatttgaatgatcctttcctgactaattggaccaccaggaactcagaaatggcagcgaaaagagcgtgggatcgacagaagagaaattacgaaggaaaatgcacctgctgaaaaaagtcgaaaacacaggttctcgtttttcggctgtaacttttgatgcgttgatcgcagcgtattgggactgcgcccaatcgatttctctcgcaaaattacgtccgaatagtgccagaaagaatttattccagcacttttcaaaatcgcgaaaattttcgccaaaaatgcataggggttagccttacttttttttcattttccaaacaaaaaatttttgatctcagattcgatttgaatgatcctttcctcactaattggaccaccaggaactcagaaaacgcagcgaaaagagcgtgggatcgacagaagagaaattacgaaggaaaatgcacctgctgaaaaaagtcgaaaacacaggttctcgtttttcggctgtaacttttgatgcgttgatcgcagcgtattgggactgcgcccaatcgatttctctcgcaaaattacgtccgaatagtgccagaaagaatttattccagcacttttcaaaatcgcgaaaattttcgccaaaaatgcataggggttagccttacttgtttttcattttccaaacaaaaaatttttgatctcagattcgatctgaatgatcctttcctgactaattggaccaccaggaactcagaaatggcagcgaaaagagcgtgggatcgacaggagagaaatggcgaaggaaaatgcacctgctgaaaaaagtcgaaaacacaggttctcgtttttcggctgtaacttttgatgcgttgatcgcagcgtattgggactgcgcccaatcgatttctctcgcaaaattacgtccgaatagtgccagaaagaatttattccagcacttttcaaaatcgcgaaacttttcgccaaaaatgcaaaggggttagccttactttttccttcaatttttgaccaaaaaatttttggtctcagattcgatttgaatgatcctttcctgactaattggaccaccaggaactcagaaatggcagcgaaaagagcgtgggatcgacagaagagaaattacgaaggaaaatgcacctgctgaaaaaagtcgaaaacacaggttctcgtttttcggctgtaacttttgatgcgttgatcgcagcgtattgggactgcgcccaatcgatttctctcgcaaaattacgtccgaatagtgccagaaagaatttattccagcacttttcaaaatcgcgaatattttcgccaaaaatgcaaaattacgtcggaatcgtgctacaattattttattccagcacttttggcaatcgcgaaaattttcgtgaaaaatgcaACGGGGTGTTACCCTTACCATCAggtgaagaatataaagacagttgcCCTTATGGGCTTAGATGTGACATCCGACAATTGCGCCGTGAGATATTCCAACAgtagagttgagaacttatcgcagaacatcagagagttaGAGATTTCGTcatgatgctggctgcattcaacttccgagtaacacagtcttcgcaatggtaAGCCCAAGCTAGGACTTAGCCTGAGTGTTGTAATTACCAATTTTtcttgagaaaataaaaggaaaaaaaaagacgtgaATTCGACGGACGGGCTTACGAGACAATATTAAGAGAACGATTATAAATACCAGTTTGACTCTCTGTTGAATaaattacatataaataacatgtaaatgaaatataaataaaatgtatgtaaaataGTCGACAAAATTGTAAAGATAAAATAGTATAGATAAAATAGTTCGAACAAACAGATTGGTAAATGGTAAGAACAGAAGtgtacacaaaaaaaaagatcaaaagttattcattcACACATCCAAACGTTcacacaatttaaaaatacgcCTTCAATACACAAGACTTTAAAATTAACTGGTCCCTTGTCTTTTTCGTCGAATACCGTTGCACCAGATGAATCACTTGCCAATCCAGGTATTATACTCTTCTCCACTCTCGTTTGATGGATGCTTGGAAATCTTGTGTTCACCTTCAGGTTGCGTCGTTTATTCACGTTGAGATGGGAGATGAGAACAGCAGGGATCGTAACGACatcgaaaattcagtgaaCTGGTACTGTGTATTTGGAactttggaaaatcttaaaatTGACTTGGTTTTCGACTTCTGCGGAGTATTATAATTGTCGGGCCGTACGGGTTGGCGTCTTTCCGCAGAGTCTTCAAAACGTTCGACCATTTCTCTCACCTGACGCCTGGATCGGGATGGCTGTGTCCAGCAAAACATCGAacgcgtgtcgaatagaatcccttttcgaaatgaataattcttctattttcatattatagccgtattattgtagataatctagtttgtctcctggaaaatcataaaatttatagtatgcatcacgtattaatcgtaaatggatcatatataataatatcgtaCTAGGACtacataaacatatatacTTTTTGATCTCTGCATCATTATGACATCcgatctattattatttatgatctatgtatgaattcttctctcgggtacctatactttagttaaatcactgttttgttacgaattttggaaaaaatttgttctcattattaatttcttgcaTCGCCGACACGTCGGTAAGTACACACAGGCTAGGTACTAGCTTGGGCTtaccattgcgaagactgtgttactcggaagCTGAATGCAGCTagcatcatgtcgaaatcggCAACTCTCTGATGTCCTGCAATAATTTCTGAACTTTACCGTTGGAACATCTCAGGGAGCGGAAGCGCACGACGATATTTGGTTGTCACACCAAAGACCATCAAGgcaactgtctttatattcttcagtcaacaaGCTACGTTAATAGCGGAACAGCACGGTACCCACTTTTAGAAAGTTTTCATGACTGCATTTTGTACCGGGAggaaacggaaaaaattagCAGTGCCTAACCGTGCAAGCGGAAAATAATTGAACCCTATTGATCAGTAGGATCCCAACGCAGTAATATTTTCGCCTGCAAGACAGGGGTGCCAATTTACTGGAAACGGGTcatgatatttcaaaatctcCCGTGTCGCTTGGACAGTTGAAATTACGTTGTCAAGATGAGTCGTATCAGTCGTCAGTCACTTAAAAATTAAGCAAGTTTGCCAAGCCTTTCTGAACCtataaaaaaactatttgaGACCTGCTTAGCCCAACCAAGATTGATATCGGCTAAATGACCTCAGTAAGACGCGTTTGACAGCTGAAGCTTGAGGTGGCAGCCTGcgtaaaagaaacgaaaaagcTCATTTGCCGAGTTTCACCGATTCctcttacattttttcataatttctcaTTAAGTCTCATGCGGAGATTTTTTGTTCATGCAGCTAATTTATTCTATACGTATAGATACATTCCTGAACCGCAGTTCGTGCATGACTTGATCCAGGGCTGGTTCTCTACGCGTTAGTTGTAAATTAGGCTCAGCGTAGCCCCTTTACGATGCAAACGTCAGCTGTTGGCGATTTGTATCAGGTCCCTGCAGTGACATTAAGGAGTCATAAGAACCGGGCAGGGTCAGCGGTAGCTAGAGAAGAAGCGAATGGAAAGCGTGGGAGAAAACAAGTTGCGCATCGGAATTGACAGCTATTATCGTTACACCCTATTCTATTACCCCTTTTCGCGCGATCTTAATAACAGGGACGTAATAAGACCGCGGCGCCTGTCCcagcaattattatttctcgaCTTAGctcgattttgtttttgcagaAACACGCGCCGTTTGTACCGTCCATCAACTCCCCGAGACTGGATCTGCCCGGGGAGCTGAGAAAGTGGCAAAAAAGTGCATTCGCAGGTTTAAGAAAACGGAGGTGTAAAGCCCCTGAGAATCTCTTTCTCGTTTCCAATATCTTCGACCATTCGTTACTTTTCTCCGATTGTTATTTATCACAGTTTCGCCCCCGCCCTGTTTTTGTTTGCCGCCTTTTTAATCCTCTCGCTTCTTTCTCGCGTCTCCAACCCTCCACGGCTCTCGCACGACCCGGCGAGATATCGTTCTACGTATCGCCGGAGTGGGAATCAGCCCAGAGGGCAAATCAATCAAGCGGTGATCAATCGCCGCGGGACTGAATTATTTGAGCCTTGTCGAGTCTCAGTCGGAAGTTCCTCGCTCGTCATTCACCCGGATTCCCCCGTTCGCATCCCTCGAGGATTGATAAACAGGCTCGCAGATTTAGCGCCAGTGTCACGCGCCGCCCCCGACTTAGCTaggataaaagtaaaattcgtGTATTCGAAAAGCCGTCTCCGGATCACCTGGATCCCCTCGCGCAAGGGGTGAACGGGAACCTCGCGAGATACAAACTAGGGGGGAGGGCAAGCTCTGCGAAGCTTCGTTGTACTCACTTGAAAGTTTATCTCAGAGTGATCTACATCCCGTCGGGGATTCCGTCGTTCGCTCTCCCGCTCAACCCCTCCGTTGGCTTCCTTAAAACGGGACGTCGCTTTTCTCGCCCTGGAACTTGAAACCGTTCGAAATAGGCGCGCACGGGAAATTCAAATCCGGGTCAATGTTCCCGGCCCTCTGAGCTCGGTGGACCGACGGTTTCGCGTTAAATATACATGAATTGTAAACATTTTATTATGGAACGAGGAAAAAGGTAGAAAAGCAGTTCGGAGGTATAGTTCCAGTGTTTGCAGCCGCGGAGACCGGAGATTGTACATCCAAGTCCGTTCTCGTCTGCGGCCGAGGAACGAGCTGTTcattttataatgaaaatcaacATTGCATGGGGTCCAACGGGTTCCCTTCGCGCTGGTGCAGAACAGAGCAAATACCCAGAGCACGGTGCACGGTGCTTTATTCTCATATTAAAACAACCCAGTCTGGTGATCGCTGAACAAACACGCGGCGCAACcttggtttatttttataaacgaCGTGGGGAAGAAAATACGTGACTGGAAACCGGACGGAAACGTAACCGAGAAAACGATCCTCACCTGGAGCCGGAGGAATAATAAttagtgaaaagaaaatttgccAACGTACGGAGACTTGAGTTCTTTTCATAAGGCTACAATATCACGTAGTACCGCCTCAGAGGGCTCTTTTGCATTTCAAATTGCGGTGGGTACGACGATCTGTGGTTACATCGTAAAAATTCTGATCACATGCTTATccattctgtatttttttccctcgtctCTGCGGCGTGAATCGGAACCCTCGTTCTCACGTGTGATTTCAGAGGCGGCCACCCCTCGTTCACCGGAAGTAATTACTCTCATTCCAACGAGTTGCAACGAACCACGTCACGTATGCAAATATCCCGAAGCTACCGCGAATATCGCAATGGCCCTGGAGGCCGGATTCGGCTCGAGGATCTGCACTCTTCGTCGTTGCAGGGGAAGCGACGAGAGGGGCGACGGTTGTCACAGTGGAAGTAACGGCCTTGCTCGAAGGAATTTTATTCTAAATACCTCGCTATAAATTCCTCCAAGTAATATCGGTTTCGTGGTCCTACTCTTCCCGCTGTCCTCGTCTCGACGACGCCAGACTCGCCATCATTCTGAGTTTTTTCCAACCAGATTCGCCGACTGCCTTTACTCCTGGACTCTAAAACAGATTGCATTCTCTTCTCGCTACAGCCTCTCCTCtttgtattcaatttatcaagatatatggctctctctctctctttttctccctcgATTGCTCTTTCTTCCTCCGTAATCCTGCACGCCCGACGTTCCGACCTTACGACGTCTGCGGATGGCACCGCGCGTCAGTTCACTTCGTTCCTGCATCTGTAATTGTGTACGATTCGTTCTTACTTTTACTACTTAACATGTTACGAAACGTGAGGTAGATATCGATGTGGCAGAATTCATCATCCCCGGATTTAATTCTGTCCCCTCATAGTTCTACTCTTTTGACAACAGTATTTGGGTTTGAAAATTCCAAGTTTTGTCCAGGCTTATCTCACTGCAAACCCTTGCCatatttctttgtaaatttactGTATAATTGACTGGAGAAATATCGGTTAAGGAATTAAATTCCAAGCTAGTTTGTTGTTAGcataaattcataaatattctTGCATAATAAAAGTTATAGCTCGTCACAAGATACTCATATAATTCCAGCGGACAACGTAATCGATACATGTCATGTTACATCCCCCCGAATCTTTCAGGAATATCCGTTACTCAAGACGCCCAAAATCCTCCGCTGGCATCAGTATAAACTATTTGATTGTGAACTGTGGTAAACGATGGTCAGGAAATTAGCTAAATGATCCGCGACGGGACCAAACTCCCGGTACTTATTCGACGAGACTGGATTATATAGCTGTTGCAGAATAGCGAAGCCAACTGTGCAACCCTTGGCCTAACCGTATTTCCGGAAGAGTGCCAAGTAAGGATTACATCAGATAGTGCCTGCTTTTTACCGGCCGGAAGAGACAGCCATTTAATCCGACGCTCGGCTATTAACCTGcttataataaatatgaaataaatgcTGTTTCTTCATAGTCTGTTGTTCATCTGACCTGTTGAACTCGATGAATTCGCTTGATTTCTGCTTACCGTTTTCACTGCATTTCCACGAATCGCGATATCGTTCCTTACAGCCGAGTTATCAAAAAACGACGAAGATATTACATCAAGTCTTCCACGTCGACTGCGCCATTTCACTGCCTCATTGTTATCCAGCATTTTAAGTGCATTGTACCAATGTGTCTCTTGGTATGATCTCATTCAAAAGTCACAAACATTTCCAACTCTCATGCTAGTTTATAATCTTGACCACTTTCGAGGCAGTgcgagttgaaaaataaaattaattcatattCATAGATAATTTGCATTCCTAATGAGCTTGATTGGACCTCTATTGAAAAATCGCCACAAAACCTGATTGCTGAGTAGAGATTGATTCCCGCGTCGAGATATATTTAATCGCGAGTTAGAGGCAGCGTATTTTCTGCTAGCTCGCTTAACGACTTAACGAGCCTCGTCACAAATTCATATCGGGCGACTTGACCTTTGATTTTAAAAGTAACGTCGATAAACAGTTGGTTAGTAAACAGAGAAGATTAGTAATCCGGTTTTACGAATTGATTGCGTCTCTGTGGCGTGATAGATGCCAGAAGTGATCATTACCAGCGACCAACCGAGTCGCAGTGATCTGTGTACCAGGGATAAGTTATCCACGCTCTGTTCGACGAACTACGAATCAGCCAGAGCTCGGCTTTCGATTCCTGCTGCTCATCATCTCAGTTCGACGATCCAGCCGATCACCATGGGGACCAAAGGGTTTGCCCTGATGGTGGTATTGGTTACGGACATTATCGTAAACGTCGACAGTTACGATACGCCCACGCCTCTTGTTGAAGTATTGAACCCTTACGGATTTCGCGTATCAATTCCGGACTCGCCTGGCGTTCAGCTGTTTGCTTTCCATGGTAACATCAACCAGGAAATGGAGGGTAAGTACGCACGGCGTCTAGTCTAGAACAGAGTTACGTATAATTCAGAATTATAAAAGCTGAGTCAGTGTGTTCGACTGTTCCGCAGAACATCTTGCCACTCACCGTCTGATTGAGGGTGGTTTTTAACGAACGTGCATTGAAGCGTGGACATTATTTACCGTCGAATAGTTTTTCTTAATGAAATGTGTACATTTTTCTTAGGCAACGAAGCCGGAACGTTTTCAGTCGACATCGTTTCAAAGAAAAACGGACGATGGAGCCACACTAATCCAACGGCCTCGTTGAATCCAGGAGATACCCTATACTTCTGGACCCACGTACGTGTCAATGGAATTGGATacgagaaatttcatcaagaaTTTCACGTACCCGCGAAACCTTCTCAGAATACCGGTGACTCAAACAATGGACAACCTCAACCGGGAGATGAAGACGTGTACATCTTTTCTATGTAAGAATCACCGATTGTGATCTGAAGtcacgaaaaattgaaatgtcgCGATACTGATGCCAAAAGGACGTATAAAAGTGTAAGCCCTTTTGGAACGAGCACCGTGATATGCTCACCAACATATTGTTGCATATTATTCATTTCCTTAATTACTCCTCGAATGTGTAATTTATTCCAACTATTTTACTGCCcaaaagaataaaatgaattgaacATTTATAAATGTCATTTTTAATACCGAATGATGTGAAATTTCGTACATCTTGACTGCCGCCGTaggtgcgtttttttttttttttaactatttaCGTCGATTTGAGAACCAGAGAACACGTACGTGAATATATCGTAATACTACAGGTCGTCATGGGGATGAAAAGCCCGTAACTCAATTAGGCATATTGGTAGGAAATACTTGACTGTGTATTCGGAGTTGCGATACGCCAACTCCTCTCTCGTTGAGCTGATGAGGGGTTTCGAGTGACGACTGGGTACTAACTCTGTCTTGGCTTTGAGCTTTTTGAGTTCGGCTGAGAAATATTGAAGCGGAGATGAAAGGCAAGAACTTTGACGTACGCGCTCCAAGGAACCCTCTCACGCTCTCTctcatttctctttctctggGAGTCAGCATGAAACAGAATACCGTATCGAATTAATACTGTCTCAAGACTTTCTCATAACATTAAGTGGAATTAAACTGCAAGTCGCATGCGGCTCGCTTCCTCCGAACGTTCAGCCAGCAGGCAACAACGGGGCCTGAGGGCCAATCAACGTCGGGCGAGTGATGGACCGTCCAATTTCCCGATTCACAGGTAAGCTATGTATCATCCGGTATTCGGTACAACAGAGCAGCTCGTTCTGAGAGAATTTTAATCAATGATTGACGAGGTGCGACAACAAGAAGGAGACTGAAGCGGAATTCAATTTGCGCACCACCATAAACAGCCCCTCTCCCGCCCCGCCGTCCGATCCGTGCAGACTTCGACTCCGTCTCTGCATTGCGCAGCAATTTCGCATAAACAAGGATCGTGCCGAAGAGTGCGCGGTCCCGATGCAACAGCGACAGCGGCGGCAGCAGCTCGTTTCGTTAAATTCGACAAGGCGAGACGCCGTGAACGACGAATGCATGGAGGAGCGCGAGGAACAGAAGGAGCAAAAAACCGACGTCACTGATCGACATCCGCCATCCGTTTCCGCTTCAATTTGTCCACGTCTACCTGCACGGCGGAAGAGGCTCGCGTTCTGTCGGAAAATAACTCAGCTCTCCCGGTACCATGCACATAATATTTTCGCTCCCGTCATCTTCCGCTCCGTGCTAGTCGACCATCTCACTCACGTAGCTCGGGGGCGGCACGAATACCTTTCGATTACATGTAACCGCAGTGCGGCGCCGCCGCCCCCGGAAACCCGCACGTATTTAACCGTTGTATAACTGACTCGAATAAGAGCCAATATTTGCCCACGTCACCGGGTAATCTTCCTTGCTCGCCGCATACCGAAAGAGATCCGTGTACAGGCTTCTTCTCGCGTATACCATCCCTTCTATCCCGATTCCACCCTCGCCGAGCTCTCGCCTTCCGGCGAAGATTCCCCCCGAGGTAAGCGCGCCTCTCTCTTCAAGAATGCGGACCACGAAGATTCGTCATCTTCTACACTCTGGGGATTCCGGGTTTTGGAACACCTTGACGTAAGTGTACAGGTTTAATCCGTGCATAGCGGGTTATGTTCAATTTTCGGAATTCCGTGGCAGGAAAGTGCCGTTTTCATCGCTATCTCAATTGCAGCAAAAGCTCGCCGAGTAAGCGAGCTAGCTTTTTACGTCCCGGCTTCCACTAGAGTACAAGACTGATCGTTTCTACTGTTTTTTCAAATGCAATATTAAGAAATTGGTGGAGGGGGACAATGAGGTGTCAGGGAGAATCCCCGCCGGATGAAACCGCGAGACAACGACGGTCATTTATTTAGCTTTCGTGGCTTAGGGCGAAGACGATATTGCAAAGCTTCGCGGGACGCGTGCACGACACGGACCGGAGTGCACTGGCCCTGTCCTCGTCGTCGTTGGGTGACAGAAGCGTCTTGCGTGGCTCGGTTGAACGACTCAGCCCCATTTCTCATCGGGACAAATGACCCCCGTTCCGCTTGTTAACCCCGTCCGGCATGCCGCTTGTGCGTTTCAGGTACACGCGTAACTTGCCTTCGTAGCGCAGTTTGTCATCGAAGGATTTGCGCAGCCCCGTGCGAACAAGGGCGAATTCGTTGAAACTCTTCGAGCCTGCACGCACcgtgaaatcaaaaataacgCCGCGTCTTACGACCCAGTGCAGCCTTTTTGTTATATCGGCAATTCATTAGCCCGACATTGTGCTCTCGTCCTTGTCATTCGACCGACTCGCGGACTGGCTAAAGCGCCGCGTCAAAGCGCCACTAACGAGCTAATTATCCCTGAGCAACCCTTCGTCCCGCCGTCCTTCCGACAC is drawn from Neodiprion fabricii isolate iyNeoFabr1 chromosome 3, iyNeoFabr1.1, whole genome shotgun sequence and contains these coding sequences:
- the LOC124177990 gene encoding gram-negative bacteria-binding protein 3-like; translation: MPEVIITSDQPSRSDLCTRDKLSTLCSTNYESARARLSIPAAHHLSSTIQPITMGTKGFALMVVLVTDIIVNVDSYDTPTPLVEVLNPYGFRVSIPDSPGVQLFAFHGNINQEMEGNEAGTFSVDIVSKKNGRWSHTNPTASLNPGDTLYFWTHVRVNGIGYEKFHQEFHVPAKPSQNTGDSNNGQPQPGDEDVYIFSM